In a single window of the Williamwhitmania sp. genome:
- the mgtA gene encoding magnesium-translocating P-type ATPase: MIKVAKKIGSTFSNAGGLNQGATVRLRQAAQLSTTHLYDFLETKPEGLTAEEVELRQEQYGQNDVRHDRPPTWYRQLLDAFINPFVGILVLIAVVSFIIDVWLAPPEEKEYKTVVVVSIMVLISSMLRFVQEFKSSRAAERLKSMVKTTATVHRQPTSRQEVEIGELVPGDIIFLSAGDMIPADCRILQSKDLFINQSVLTGEALPVEKRDHPVDEANRMSTLELTNLCFMGTNVESGTATAIVVNKGNLTYFGSITSTLSGKRAETSFDKGIKKISWLLIRFMVVMVPLIFLINGLVKGNWFDALLFAIAVAVGLTPEMLPMIVTANLAKGAVNMSKRKVIVKRLNAIQNLGAMNVLCTDKTGTLTLDKIVLERHLNVMGYDDHEVLKWAYLNSYHQTGLKSLLDMAILQHVELHDTMVEERYEKVDEIPFDFMRRRLSVILRQSNGKHLLICKGAVEEMLDMCSLVYDPGDDNQLQIASDEVVPLEDEIRDGVLRQAKKLNEDGMRVLLIAVKFFDDRELNYSVADEKDMLLIGLIGFLDPAKPTAKDAIESLHELGVEVKVLTGDNEIVTGKICREVGIPVSTIMLGSELEQLTDSALRDRINDISIFAKLSPDQKIRVVQNLQAIGHTVGFMGDGINDAGALRVADVGISVDTATDISKESADIILLEKDLTVLRKGIVYGRRTFGNILKYIKMTASSNFGNMFSMLGASIFLPFLPMLPAQLLMQNLLYDMSQIAIPLDTVDKEYIDRPRKWDTSGITRFILYIGPISSIFDYATFALMFFFFKASSPEHQSLFQSGWFVEGLLSQTLIVHLIRTRRVPFFQSWATPPVILLTLLIMTIGIAIPMMPWAGAMGLQPLPPLYFLFLLVILVSYALLTQVVKGWFIRKFHDF; the protein is encoded by the coding sequence ATGATTAAAGTTGCAAAGAAAATTGGCTCCACCTTTTCCAACGCAGGCGGGCTAAACCAGGGGGCTACTGTGCGGTTACGGCAGGCAGCTCAGCTTTCCACTACACATCTCTATGACTTTCTTGAGACCAAACCGGAGGGATTAACTGCCGAGGAGGTTGAGCTAAGGCAGGAACAGTATGGGCAAAACGATGTGAGGCACGATAGACCTCCAACGTGGTACCGACAGCTGCTCGACGCCTTTATCAATCCCTTTGTGGGCATTCTAGTGCTCATTGCAGTTGTTTCGTTCATTATTGATGTGTGGCTGGCCCCACCTGAAGAGAAAGAGTATAAAACGGTGGTGGTGGTCTCCATTATGGTGCTCATTAGTTCCATGCTCCGCTTTGTGCAGGAGTTCAAGAGTAGTCGGGCTGCGGAACGGTTGAAAAGCATGGTAAAAACCACCGCTACGGTGCATCGCCAGCCTACCAGTCGGCAGGAGGTGGAGATTGGCGAGCTGGTCCCTGGTGACATCATATTCCTCTCCGCCGGCGATATGATTCCGGCCGATTGCCGTATTCTCCAGTCGAAAGACCTCTTTATAAACCAGTCGGTGCTTACCGGTGAAGCGTTACCTGTGGAAAAGCGAGACCATCCGGTGGATGAGGCCAACAGGATGTCGACCTTGGAACTCACGAACCTCTGCTTCATGGGAACCAATGTGGAGAGTGGAACGGCCACGGCAATTGTTGTGAATAAGGGCAACCTTACCTACTTTGGCAGCATTACAAGCACCTTGTCGGGCAAGCGTGCCGAAACCAGTTTCGACAAGGGGATAAAGAAGATTAGCTGGTTGCTCATCCGCTTTATGGTGGTGATGGTGCCGCTCATCTTTCTCATCAACGGCTTAGTTAAGGGAAACTGGTTCGATGCGCTGCTATTTGCCATTGCGGTGGCCGTGGGCTTAACGCCCGAAATGCTTCCCATGATTGTTACAGCAAACCTTGCCAAGGGAGCCGTGAACATGAGCAAGCGTAAGGTGATTGTGAAGCGCCTCAACGCTATTCAAAATCTGGGCGCCATGAATGTGCTCTGCACCGACAAGACAGGAACCCTTACCCTCGATAAAATTGTGCTGGAGCGCCACCTGAACGTGATGGGCTACGACGACCATGAGGTGCTGAAATGGGCCTACCTTAACAGCTATCACCAAACGGGTCTCAAAAGCTTGCTCGATATGGCAATTCTGCAGCACGTGGAGCTTCACGATACCATGGTGGAGGAGCGCTACGAAAAGGTGGATGAGATACCATTCGACTTTATGCGGCGGCGTCTCTCCGTTATTCTTCGGCAGAGCAACGGAAAGCACCTGCTCATCTGTAAGGGAGCCGTGGAGGAGATGCTGGATATGTGCAGCCTTGTGTACGACCCCGGCGACGATAACCAGCTGCAAATTGCCTCCGACGAGGTTGTTCCTCTCGAAGATGAAATTCGGGATGGGGTTCTTCGGCAGGCCAAAAAGCTCAACGAGGATGGTATGCGGGTTCTCCTGATTGCCGTTAAGTTTTTTGATGACCGTGAGTTGAACTACTCGGTAGCCGATGAGAAAGATATGCTTCTTATTGGTCTTATTGGGTTTCTTGACCCTGCTAAACCCACTGCGAAAGATGCCATTGAGTCGCTGCACGAGCTTGGAGTGGAGGTAAAGGTGCTCACCGGTGATAACGAGATTGTAACCGGTAAAATTTGCCGGGAGGTGGGCATACCCGTTAGCACCATCATGCTGGGTAGCGAACTGGAGCAGCTCACCGACAGCGCATTGCGGGATCGCATCAACGACATTAGCATATTCGCCAAGCTGAGCCCAGACCAGAAAATTAGGGTGGTACAGAACCTACAAGCCATTGGGCATACCGTTGGCTTTATGGGCGATGGCATAAACGATGCGGGAGCACTCCGCGTGGCCGACGTAGGCATTTCGGTGGATACAGCCACCGACATCTCCAAGGAGAGTGCCGACATCATTTTATTGGAAAAGGATCTTACCGTTCTTCGGAAGGGAATTGTATACGGTAGGCGCACCTTTGGAAATATTCTGAAGTATATCAAAATGACCGCCAGCAGCAACTTTGGTAACATGTTTAGCATGCTTGGCGCCAGCATCTTTCTACCATTCCTACCCATGCTACCGGCCCAGCTACTTATGCAGAACTTGCTTTACGATATGTCCCAAATCGCCATACCGCTCGATACAGTCGACAAGGAGTACATCGATAGGCCAAGGAAGTGGGACACCTCCGGGATAACCCGGTTTATTCTCTACATCGGGCCCATCAGCTCCATTTTCGACTACGCCACCTTTGCCCTGATGTTTTTCTTCTTCAAGGCCTCTTCACCTGAGCATCAAAGCCTTTTTCAGAGCGGATGGTTTGTGGAAGGACTGCTCTCCCAAACGCTCATTGTGCATCTAATTCGCACCCGTAGGGTTCCCTTCTTCCAGAGCTGGGCCACCCCTCCGGTAATTCTGCTTACACTGCTCATTATGACCATTGGCATTGCAATTCCCATGATGCCCTGGGCGGGAGCAATGGGACTTCAACCTCTTCCACCACTTTACTTCCTCTTTTTGTTGGTTATACTGGTATCGTATGCCCTGCTAACGCAGGTTGTTAAGGGGTGGTTTATTCGGAAATTCCACGACTTTTAG
- a CDS encoding TetR/AcrR family transcriptional regulator, which yields MERQNTDVRQEQIKQAVLDIIYTDGLKNLSTRNLAKRIGLSEGAIFRHFSTKQDIILSIIGDVQSDFIGELRRIATSEIAPAERLEKFICATIRYLVKNKGITMLLFSEASHNNDAELKSSLQQIFNNQKQLVSKIILDGIAAGLWDEGIPVENVAMLYMGIPISLNIEMILGGGVFHEDNFCSRMLMLLLKVLRK from the coding sequence ATGGAACGACAGAACACAGACGTAAGGCAGGAGCAGATAAAGCAAGCGGTGCTGGACATTATCTACACCGACGGGCTTAAGAACTTATCCACGCGGAATCTGGCAAAGCGTATAGGCCTTAGCGAGGGGGCCATTTTTCGGCATTTCTCCACCAAGCAGGATATCATCCTCTCCATTATTGGCGATGTTCAAAGCGATTTTATAGGCGAGCTTCGGCGGATTGCCACCTCCGAGATTGCCCCGGCCGAGCGGTTGGAGAAGTTTATTTGCGCTACCATTCGTTACCTTGTCAAGAATAAGGGTATTACAATGTTGCTCTTTTCGGAGGCCTCGCACAACAACGACGCGGAGCTGAAGAGCAGCTTGCAGCAAATCTTTAATAATCAGAAACAGCTGGTTAGCAAAATTATTCTGGATGGCATTGCTGCTGGGCTGTGGGATGAAGGCATACCCGTTGAGAACGTCGCCATGCTTTACATGGGAATACCGATATCGCTCAACATTGAGATGATTTTGGGCGGTGGGGTATTCCATGAGGATAACTTTTGCTCGCGAATGCTGATGCTGTTGCTTAAGGTGCTTAGGAAGTAA
- a CDS encoding sulfite exporter TauE/SafE family protein — MVYGVVFFIIAVASFVFAMLGLGGGMVYVPVLNWAGFDMVSVAIPLGLLLNGLNTALVLIPFARKKMVDWKGGAVMAATALIASPLGAMASVHMPVKTLKILFAVMVVAAALRTLWISASAEPDAMLSLRKRSTIGFFVGSFAGFIGGMLGIGGGFIIAPILMMMGYKTKEAAATTAFVVTFSSLSGYLGHVSQGHMNWWLTAIVVVAVIIGSQLGGSYMTKKAKSKQVKIAYAVVLLLIATKMIYGVIA, encoded by the coding sequence ATGGTTTATGGAGTTGTTTTTTTCATAATCGCCGTTGCCTCCTTCGTTTTTGCCATGCTAGGGTTGGGAGGAGGAATGGTGTATGTGCCGGTATTGAACTGGGCCGGGTTCGACATGGTTTCTGTCGCAATCCCCTTGGGCTTATTGCTTAATGGTTTAAACACGGCACTGGTACTCATCCCTTTTGCCCGCAAGAAGATGGTGGACTGGAAGGGAGGTGCAGTGATGGCTGCTACCGCGCTAATCGCCTCACCGCTAGGCGCAATGGCAAGCGTGCACATGCCGGTAAAGACTCTTAAAATTCTTTTTGCCGTCATGGTGGTAGCTGCTGCACTACGGACGCTTTGGATTTCAGCAAGTGCGGAACCCGATGCTATGCTGTCGCTTCGCAAGCGTAGCACGATCGGTTTTTTTGTTGGCTCATTTGCGGGTTTTATTGGTGGAATGCTGGGCATCGGTGGTGGCTTTATTATTGCTCCAATTCTTATGATGATGGGGTATAAGACTAAGGAGGCCGCTGCTACCACTGCTTTCGTTGTAACGTTTTCCTCTCTGTCGGGTTACCTCGGGCATGTGTCGCAGGGACACATGAACTGGTGGCTTACGGCAATTGTGGTGGTGGCAGTTATCATTGGCTCCCAGCTGGGAGGATCGTATATGACCAAAAAGGCAAAGTCGAAGCAGGTGAAGATTGCCTATGCGGTGGTACTGCTGCTTATTGCTACTAAAATGATTTATGGTGTAATTGCTTAG
- a CDS encoding porin — protein MKTILLALMGVMTMFLASTTAYSQEKGTMEWNGYIQTRLSSNFDESTEFTIRRAKLWVNGTLPQADYISYNVQLVYRSFSDDALMFQDAYANLRLGSYGTLRAGRFVPDFMLERSQPDYKIPVLERADVVNGLIHNSKQMAREIGAQYTFQSDASPLHFSLGVYNANVDKPEHSKDNSLLVTSRASVKVFNADKSWLTLGASAAYRHLDNIGLPTIYKADSLLSGEDFRWGFEALLHLNSLELQGEFVQANINSDIANGYYGLLTWSFARKYQSVVFTEKYDDLNPATSNNAWYGLGFNYQISGKTKLMADFKGRTVMGRSVNGGDIQLQVFFN, from the coding sequence ATGAAAACAATATTGCTAGCGTTAATGGGGGTAATGACGATGTTTCTTGCCTCAACTACTGCCTACTCACAGGAGAAGGGCACAATGGAATGGAATGGATACATACAAACTCGGCTGAGCAGCAACTTTGATGAGTCAACCGAGTTTACCATCCGAAGGGCCAAGTTGTGGGTAAACGGTACCTTGCCCCAAGCCGACTATATTTCCTATAATGTTCAGCTGGTTTACCGGTCGTTTAGTGATGACGCGCTGATGTTTCAGGATGCCTACGCCAACCTAAGGCTCGGAAGCTATGGGACTTTACGTGCAGGACGCTTTGTTCCTGACTTTATGCTTGAGCGTAGTCAGCCAGACTATAAGATTCCAGTATTGGAGAGGGCCGATGTTGTCAATGGCTTAATTCACAACTCAAAGCAGATGGCCCGCGAAATTGGGGCGCAGTATACATTTCAGAGCGATGCATCACCGCTACACTTCAGCTTGGGTGTATATAATGCCAACGTAGATAAGCCAGAGCATAGCAAGGATAATTCGTTGCTTGTGACTTCCAGAGCCTCGGTGAAGGTATTTAATGCTGATAAAAGTTGGCTAACCCTTGGTGCGTCTGCTGCTTATAGGCATCTGGACAATATTGGTCTCCCAACCATTTACAAGGCCGACAGCCTTCTTTCGGGAGAGGATTTCCGCTGGGGGTTTGAAGCCCTGCTGCACTTGAATAGCCTTGAATTACAGGGCGAATTTGTTCAGGCGAACATCAATAGCGACATCGCAAATGGTTACTATGGCTTACTTACTTGGTCGTTTGCCCGCAAGTACCAATCGGTTGTCTTTACCGAAAAGTACGATGACCTCAACCCTGCTACTAGTAACAATGCATGGTATGGCCTGGGATTCAATTATCAAATTTCAGGGAAGACCAAGCTGATGGCCGATTTCAAGGGGAGGACCGTGATGGGACGCAGCGTGAACGGTGGTGATATCCAGCTGCAGGTATTTTTCAACTAA